In one window of Phoenix dactylifera cultivar Barhee BC4 unplaced genomic scaffold, palm_55x_up_171113_PBpolish2nd_filt_p 000352F, whole genome shotgun sequence DNA:
- the LOC120105731 gene encoding uncharacterized protein LOC120105731, with protein MQLAAQPIQPIESYYERFRRLNPPMFNGGSDPMIAEAWIRELEKMYELLQFSEEVKVKLAISMLRGSADSWWTAMETAYEVNGVAWGDFNRVFYAKYFSDSVRQMKQNEFLSLTQSEHMTVLDYVNKFDELGRFCPQFMEDDMSRANRFEQGLRHEIRSRTSSQLITSYMDILDRALRVEAELKRSDRERADLMRSRSDRSQSGRPWDLRGTPIQEKPRVRNYSSRSHSGIINITIADPRARTYSSRSHSGPYMRRARACYSCGRTGHLARDCPYKRRNELRPPVPGDQRPRNNARVLH; from the coding sequence ATGCAGTTAGCTGCCCAACCTATACAGCCGATAGAATCCTATTACGAGAGGTTCCGTAGGCTGAATCCACCGATGTTTAATGGTGGGTCCGATCCCATGATAGCTGAGGCCTGGATCCGGGAACTGGAGAAGATGTATGAGTTACTTCAATTTTCCGAGGAGGTAAAAGTCAAACTAGCTATCTCCATGCTAAGGGGGAGTGCTGACTCTTGGTGGACTGCTATGGAGACAGCATATGAGGTCAACGGGGTGGCCTGGGGGGATTTTAACAGAGTATTTTATGCTAAGTACTTTTCGGACTCAGTTAGGCAAATGAAGCAGAATGAGTTTTTATCGCTGACTCAGTCCGAGCATATGACTGTCTTGGATTACGTCAATAAGTTCGATGAGCTGGGTCGATTctgcccccagttcatggaggatGATATGAGTAGAGCCAACCGGTTCGAACAAGGGCTTAGACATGAGATCAGGTCCCGGACATCTTCTCAGTTAATTACCAGCTATATGGATATTTTGGACAGAGCCTTGAGAGTAGAGGCTGAATTGAAAAGATCTGATAGAGAAAGGGCTGACCTGATGAGATCCAGATCAGATAGAAGTCAGAGTGGCAGGCCATGGGATCTCAGGGGCACTCCAATTCAAGAGAAGCCCAGGGTTCGCAATTACTCTAGCAGATCCCATAGtggaatcatcaatatcaccatagCAGATCCCAGAGCCCGCACTTACTCTAGCAGATCCCATAGTGGGCCCTATATGAGGAGAGCGAGGGCATGTTATAGTTGTGGGCGGACTGGACACCTGGCACGTGATTGCCCATACAAGAGGAGGAATGAGCTTAGACCTCCGGTACCTGGTGACCAGAGGCCAAGAAACAATGCTCGAGTTTTGCACTGA